A genomic stretch from Tenrec ecaudatus isolate mTenEca1 chromosome X, mTenEca1.hap1, whole genome shotgun sequence includes:
- the LOC142434491 gene encoding dihydrofolate reductase-like — protein MAPLLNCIAAVSQNLGIGKNGNLPWPMLRNEFQYFQRMTTTTSSSVDGKQNLVIMGRKTWFSIPEKNMSLKERIYLVLSRELKETPPGAHFLAQSLDGALTLMEQPELGNKADMVWIIGGSSVYKEAMDQPGHVRLFLTRILQEFESDTFFS, from the coding sequence ATGGCTCCTCTATTGAACTGCATTGCCGCTGTGTCCCAAAATCTGGGCATAGGCAAGAACGGAAACCTACCCTGGCCCATGCTCAGGAATGAATTTCAGTATTTCCAGAGAATGACCACAACCACTTCCTCTTCAGTAGACGGTAAACAGAATTTGGTGATTATGGGTAGGAAGACCTGGTTCTCCATTCCTGAGAAGAATATGTCTTTGAAAGAGAGAATTTATTTGGTTCTCAGTAGAGAACTCAAGGAAACCCCACCAGGAGCTCATTTTCTTGCCCAAAGTCTGGATGGTGCCTTAACACTCATGGAGCAACCAGAATTAGGAAATAAAGCAGACATGGTTTGGATCATAGGAGGCAGTTCTGTTTATAAGGAGGCCATGGACCAACCAGGTCATGTTAGACTGTTCTTGACAAGGATCCTGCAGGAATTTGAAAGTGacacatttttttcctga
- the LOC142434518 gene encoding transcription elongation factor A protein-like 3 has protein sequence MEKVYSENEGKLETQGKPKSDAEPEEEGKSEEAAQSEVERKPECQGKPGGEGEQGAEGQPEGEQEALQGKPGDEGAPQGEAQRKAESEPQTSEKRPAEDHVPRKAKRKTDRGTDDSPRDSPEDLHERQLSSEEMMMRECGDMARAQEELRKKQKVGGFHWLQREVQDPFPPRGQRGVRGVRGGGRGQKGLQDVPYL, from the coding sequence ATGGAAAAAGTCTACAGTGAAAATGAAGGcaagctggaaacccagggaaaaccaaagagtgACGCAGAGCCGGAAGAGGAAGGGAAGTCCGAAGAGGCGGCGCAGTCGGAGGTGGAGAGGAAGCCAGAATGCCAGGGGAAGCCAGGTGGTGAGGGAGAGCAGGGGGCTGAGGGGCAGCCAGAGGGAGAGCAGGAGGCTCTGCAGGGAAAGCCGGGAGATGAGGGCGCTCCTCAAGGGGAGGCCCAGCGGAAGGCTGAGAGCGAGCCCCAGACCTCCGAGAAGCGCCCGGCTGAAGATCACGTGCCCAGGAAAGCCAAAAGGAAAACTGACAGGGGCACCGATGATTCCCCCAGGGACTCTCCTGAGGACTTGCATGAAAGGCAGTTGAGCAGCGAGGAGATGATGATGAGAGAATGTGGTGACATGGCAAGGGCTCAGGAAGAGCTAAGGAAAAAGCAGAAAGTGGGTGGCTTTCATTGGTTGCAAAGAGAGGTCCAGGACCCTTTCCCCCCTAGGGGCCAGCGGGGGGTCAGAGGAGTCAGGGGCGGAGGTAGGGGCCAAAAAGGCCTACAGGATGTCCCCTACCTTTAA